One window of the Mycobacterium xenopi genome contains the following:
- a CDS encoding SURF1 family protein, protein MRRFAFLLRPGWLALALVVIAFTYLCFTVLAPWQLGKNAKTSRENSQIEHSLNTAPVPLKDLLPQQDSSAPDAQWRRVTATGHYLPEVQVLARLRVVDGDPAFEVLAPFVVDGGPTVLVDRGYVRPEQGSQVPPIPPPPRGTVTITARLRNSEASAQGKEPFFKDGVQQVYSINTAQIAALTGVRLAGSYLQLVENQPGGLGVIGVPRLDAGPFLSYGIQWIMFGVLAPIGLGYFVFSEVRARRADRKTPTGATAAPMTVEEKLTDRYGRRR, encoded by the coding sequence ATGCGACGCTTCGCGTTCCTCCTGCGGCCGGGATGGCTGGCCCTGGCGCTGGTGGTGATCGCGTTCACCTACCTGTGCTTTACCGTGCTGGCGCCGTGGCAACTGGGCAAGAACGCTAAGACCTCCCGAGAGAACAGCCAGATCGAGCATTCGCTGAACACTGCGCCGGTTCCGTTGAAAGACCTTCTTCCACAGCAGGATTCGTCAGCACCCGATGCGCAGTGGCGTCGAGTGACGGCCACCGGACATTACCTGCCCGAGGTGCAGGTGCTGGCCCGGCTGCGAGTGGTCGACGGTGATCCGGCGTTCGAGGTATTGGCGCCGTTCGTCGTTGACGGCGGACCCACCGTGCTGGTCGACCGCGGTTACGTGCGTCCCGAGCAGGGCTCGCAGGTGCCGCCGATACCCCCGCCGCCCAGGGGCACGGTGACCATCACCGCGCGGCTGCGCAACTCCGAAGCGAGCGCACAAGGTAAAGAGCCGTTCTTCAAAGACGGTGTCCAGCAAGTGTATTCAATTAACACTGCTCAAATCGCGGCGCTCACCGGGGTCCGGTTGGCCGGGTCGTATCTGCAGCTGGTCGAGAACCAGCCGGGCGGGCTCGGGGTGATCGGCGTGCCACGCCTCGATGCCGGGCCGTTTCTGTCGTATGGGATCCAGTGGATCATGTTCGGCGTCCTCGCGCCGATCGGACTCGGTTATTTCGTGTTTTCTGAGGTCCGCGCCCGCAGGGCGGACCGGAAAACCCCAACCGGCGCCACCGCGGCGCCGATGACCGTCGAGGAGAAACTCACCGACCGTTACGGCCGGCGACGCTGA
- the aceE gene encoding pyruvate dehydrogenase (acetyl-transferring), homodimeric type translates to MTTEFVRHDLAENSSGTSEPGRVRVIREGVASYLPDIDPEETSEWLESFDAMLARSGPSRARYLILRLLERAGEQRVAIPALTSTDYVNTIPTELEPWFPGDEEVERRYRRWIRWNAAVMVHRAQRPGVSVGGHISTYASSATLYEVGFNHFFRGKSHPGGGDQVFIQGHASPGVYARAFLEGRLTAEQLDGFRQEHSHPGGGLPSYPHPRLMPDFWEFPTVSMGLGPMNAIYQARFNHYLHDRGIKDTSDQHVWCFLGDGEMDEPESRGLAHVAALEGLDNLTFVINCNLQRLDGPVRGNGKIIQELESFFRGAGWNVIKVIWGREWDALLHADRDGALVNLMNITPDGDYQTYKANDGAYVREHFFGRDPRTKELVKDLSDQEIWNLKRGGHDYRKVYAAYRAAVEHKGQPTVILAKTIKGYALGKHFEGRNATHQMKKLTLEDLKEFRDTQRIPISDAQLEEDPYLPPYYHPGPEAPEIRYMLDRRRALGGFLPERRTKSKALTLPGRDTYKSLKKGSGSQEVATTMATVRTFREVLRDKEIGPRIVPIIPDEARTFGMDSWFPNLKIYNRLGQLYTSVDADLMLAYKESQTGQILHEGINEAGAVASFTAAGTSYSTHNEPMVPVYIFYSMFGFQRTGDGLWAAGDQMARGFLLGATAGRTTLTGEGLQHADGHSLLLASTNPAVVSYDPAFAYEIAYIVESGLARMYGENPENVFFYITVYNEPYVQPPEPENFDPEGLLRGIYRYRKASEQRTSTAQILASGVAMPSALKAADMLAAEWDVAADVWSVTSWSELNREGVAIETEQLRHPERPARVPYVTRVLADSSGPVIAVSDWMRAVPEQIRPWVPRTYVTLGTDGFGFSDTRPAARRYFNTDAESQVVAVLEALAQDGEIDPSVAVAAARQYKIADVQAAAGQTSDPGPGT, encoded by the coding sequence TTGACGACCGAGTTTGTGCGCCATGACCTGGCCGAAAACTCAAGCGGCACAAGCGAACCCGGCCGTGTTCGGGTGATACGCGAAGGTGTGGCGTCCTATCTGCCTGACATCGACCCGGAAGAAACCTCGGAGTGGTTGGAGTCGTTCGACGCGATGCTGGCCCGCTCAGGGCCGTCGCGGGCGCGCTACCTGATCTTGCGGCTACTGGAACGTGCCGGCGAGCAGCGGGTGGCTATTCCCGCGCTGACGTCCACCGACTATGTCAACACCATCCCAACTGAGTTGGAGCCATGGTTCCCCGGCGACGAGGAGGTCGAGCGCCGCTACCGCAGGTGGATCAGGTGGAACGCCGCGGTCATGGTGCACCGTGCGCAGCGGCCTGGGGTCTCGGTGGGCGGCCACATCTCGACCTACGCGTCCTCGGCGACGCTCTACGAGGTCGGTTTCAACCACTTCTTCCGCGGTAAGTCGCATCCGGGCGGCGGCGACCAGGTGTTCATCCAGGGTCACGCTTCCCCCGGCGTCTATGCGCGCGCCTTCTTGGAGGGACGGCTGACCGCCGAGCAGCTCGACGGGTTCCGCCAGGAACACAGCCACCCCGGCGGTGGGCTGCCGTCGTACCCGCACCCGCGGCTGATGCCCGACTTCTGGGAGTTCCCCACCGTATCGATGGGCCTGGGCCCGATGAACGCCATCTATCAGGCCCGCTTTAATCACTACCTGCACGACCGGGGCATCAAAGACACTTCCGACCAACACGTGTGGTGTTTTTTGGGCGACGGCGAGATGGACGAACCCGAAAGCCGGGGACTCGCCCATGTTGCGGCGCTGGAGGGACTGGACAACCTGACCTTCGTAATCAACTGCAACCTGCAGCGTCTCGACGGTCCGGTGCGCGGTAACGGCAAGATCATCCAGGAGCTGGAGTCGTTCTTCCGGGGGGCGGGCTGGAACGTCATCAAGGTGATCTGGGGACGCGAATGGGACGCGCTGCTGCACGCCGACCGGGACGGCGCGTTGGTCAACCTGATGAACATCACCCCCGACGGTGACTATCAGACGTACAAGGCCAACGACGGCGCGTACGTCCGCGAGCACTTCTTCGGCCGTGACCCCCGCACAAAGGAGTTGGTAAAAGACCTTTCTGATCAAGAGATCTGGAATCTCAAGCGGGGCGGTCACGACTACCGCAAGGTGTATGCGGCCTACCGCGCCGCCGTCGAGCACAAGGGCCAGCCGACCGTGATCCTGGCCAAAACGATCAAGGGCTATGCGCTCGGTAAGCACTTCGAGGGCCGCAACGCTACGCACCAGATGAAGAAGCTGACGCTGGAAGACCTCAAGGAATTCCGTGACACCCAGCGGATCCCGATCTCGGACGCGCAGCTGGAAGAGGACCCGTACCTGCCCCCGTACTATCACCCCGGCCCCGAGGCCCCGGAGATCCGTTACATGCTCGATCGGCGCCGGGCCCTCGGCGGGTTCTTGCCCGAACGGCGGACTAAGTCCAAAGCGCTGACGCTGCCGGGCCGCGACACGTACAAGTCGCTGAAGAAAGGCTCGGGCAGCCAAGAGGTGGCCACCACCATGGCGACCGTGCGTACCTTCCGGGAAGTTTTGCGGGACAAGGAGATTGGCCCTCGCATCGTACCGATTATTCCCGACGAGGCGCGCACGTTCGGCATGGACTCGTGGTTTCCCAACCTCAAGATCTACAACCGCCTCGGCCAGCTGTACACCTCGGTCGACGCCGATCTGATGTTGGCGTACAAGGAAAGCCAAACGGGGCAGATCCTGCACGAGGGCATCAACGAAGCCGGAGCCGTCGCCAGCTTCACCGCTGCCGGCACGTCGTATTCGACACACAACGAGCCGATGGTCCCGGTCTACATCTTCTATTCGATGTTCGGCTTCCAACGCACCGGCGACGGATTGTGGGCTGCGGGCGATCAGATGGCGCGCGGATTCCTATTGGGCGCCACTGCCGGACGCACCACGCTCACCGGCGAAGGTCTACAGCACGCCGACGGCCACTCGCTGTTGCTGGCCAGCACCAACCCGGCGGTGGTCTCCTACGATCCGGCGTTCGCCTACGAGATCGCCTACATCGTCGAAAGCGGGCTGGCCCGCATGTACGGCGAAAACCCGGAAAACGTGTTCTTCTACATCACGGTCTACAACGAGCCGTACGTACAGCCACCCGAGCCGGAGAACTTCGATCCCGAGGGTCTGCTGCGCGGTATCTACCGGTATCGCAAAGCCAGCGAGCAGCGCACCAGCACCGCGCAGATTTTGGCCTCGGGGGTGGCCATGCCGTCGGCGCTGAAAGCCGCCGACATGCTGGCCGCCGAGTGGGATGTCGCCGCCGACGTGTGGTCGGTGACCAGTTGGAGCGAGCTCAACCGCGAAGGCGTGGCCATCGAAACCGAACAGCTGCGCCACCCGGAGCGTCCCGCGCGGGTGCCCTACGTGACGCGGGTGCTGGCCGACTCCAGCGGACCGGTGATCGCTGTCTCGGATTGGATGCGGGCGGTTCCCGAGCAGATTCGGCCCTGGGTGCCGCGCACGTACGTCACGCTGGGCACCGACGGGTTCGGTTTTTCCGACACCCGGCCCGCCGCGCGGCGTTACTTCAACACCGACGCGGAATCACAGGTGGTCGCGGTGTTGGAGGCACTGGCCCAGGACGGGGAGATCGACCCGTCGGTGGCCGTGGCGGCGGCACGGCAATACAAGATCGCCGACGTCCAGGCCGCGGCGGGGCAAACCTCGGATCCCGGCCCCGGCACCTAG
- a CDS encoding peroxiredoxin, whose amino-acid sequence MLPVGATAPDFTLRDQNQQPVTLSDYRGVKNVLLVFFPLAFTGICQGELDQLRDHLPEFENDDSATLTISVGPPPTHKVWAVENGFLFPVLSDFWPHGAVSQAYGVFNEDAGFPNRGTFVVDRSGVIRFAEMKQPGEARDQRVWTEALAALKA is encoded by the coding sequence ATGCTGCCGGTCGGAGCCACCGCACCGGATTTCACGCTGCGCGACCAGAATCAGCAGCCCGTGACCCTCAGCGACTACCGCGGCGTCAAGAACGTGCTGCTGGTGTTCTTCCCGCTGGCGTTCACCGGGATATGTCAGGGCGAGCTCGACCAGCTGCGCGATCACCTGCCCGAGTTCGAGAACGACGACAGTGCAACGTTGACCATTTCGGTGGGCCCGCCGCCGACCCACAAAGTGTGGGCCGTCGAGAACGGCTTTCTGTTTCCGGTGCTCTCAGACTTCTGGCCGCACGGCGCGGTCAGCCAGGCCTATGGGGTGTTCAACGAGGACGCCGGATTCCCCAACCGCGGCACATTCGTGGTCGACCGTTCGGGGGTGATCCGGTTCGCCGAGATGAAGCAGCCGGGGGAAGCCCGCGATCAGCGGGTGTGGACCGAGGCGCTGGCGGCGCTGAAGGCATGA
- a CDS encoding zinc ribbon domain-containing protein, translated as MKAAVAQQRSLLELSELDAELSRIAYRAEHLPERQEYERVQADHNAANDRLAAVRIALEDLDAQVSRYESEIEAVRQREDRDRSLLASGATDAKQLSELQHELETLQRRRASLEDSLLEVMQRREELQAQQTTELAAIDALQAELARAQQALDTAVAELDRIRQQRTSRRDELTAALDADLVALYERQRAARGAGAGPLQGRRCGACRIEIDRGELARISAAADDDVTRCPECGAILLRVKDFNQ; from the coding sequence ATGAAAGCCGCAGTGGCACAACAGCGTTCGTTGCTCGAGCTGTCGGAGTTGGATGCCGAGTTGTCACGGATCGCGTACCGGGCCGAGCACCTGCCGGAACGGCAGGAATACGAGCGGGTGCAGGCCGATCACAACGCGGCCAATGATCGGCTGGCGGCCGTTCGAATTGCGTTGGAGGACCTCGACGCTCAGGTGTCGCGATATGAGTCCGAGATCGAGGCGGTGCGGCAGCGCGAGGACCGCGACCGGTCGCTGCTGGCGTCGGGAGCGACGGACGCCAAGCAGCTCTCGGAGCTGCAGCACGAGCTGGAGACCCTGCAACGCCGCCGGGCCAGCCTGGAAGATTCGCTGTTGGAGGTGATGCAGCGCCGCGAGGAACTGCAGGCCCAGCAGACCACAGAGCTGGCGGCGATCGACGCGCTGCAGGCCGAACTGGCGCGCGCCCAGCAGGCCCTCGACACCGCGGTTGCCGAGCTTGACCGGATCCGCCAGCAACGCACGTCGCGGCGCGACGAGCTGACCGCGGCACTGGATGCTGACCTCGTTGCCCTCTACGAGCGACAGCGCGCGGCCCGCGGCGCCGGCGCCGGGCCGTTGCAGGGCCGCCGCTGCGGCGCCTGCCGGATCGAGATCGACCGTGGCGAGCTGGCACGGATTTCGGCCGCCGCTGACGACGACGTGACGCGTTGTCCCGAATGCGGTGCAATCTTGCTGCGGGTCAAGGACTTCAATCAGTGA
- a CDS encoding epoxide hydrolase family protein, producing the protein MTEVRPYRIDISDDVLADLRLRLARTRWPEAECVDDWSQGMPLGYTRDLAGYWADGYDWRSREAALNRFDQFITEIDGLDIHFIHQRSPHRDAFPLLITHGWPGSIVEFHKVIEPLTNPTAHGGRADDAFHVICPSLPGYGFSGKPTRTGWGVEKIAQAWETLMLRLGYERYGAQGGDWGAAVTTQIGRNRGHCAAIHLNMPIGWPPAGGISNPTDEEQQALAALAHHRRWGTGYSKQQSTRPQTLGYGLVDSPVGQMAWIVEKFWDWMDCDGHPENVLSRDELLDNVMIYWATGTGASSARLYWESFKSFGSAGRVELPTGVAAFPKEVLRAPRSWCEPNYHITHWTTMPRGGHFAAFEQPELFVDDVRAFFATIR; encoded by the coding sequence ATGACCGAGGTAAGGCCGTACCGCATCGACATTTCCGACGACGTTCTCGCCGACCTGCGCTTGCGACTGGCGCGTACCCGCTGGCCCGAAGCCGAATGCGTGGACGACTGGAGCCAGGGCATGCCGCTGGGCTACACCCGCGACCTGGCCGGTTACTGGGCCGACGGATACGACTGGCGGTCTCGGGAGGCCGCGCTCAACCGCTTCGACCAATTCATCACCGAAATCGACGGCCTGGACATTCATTTCATCCACCAGCGATCCCCGCACCGCGACGCGTTCCCGCTGTTGATCACCCACGGCTGGCCGGGCTCGATCGTGGAGTTCCACAAGGTGATCGAGCCGTTGACCAATCCGACAGCACACGGCGGGCGCGCGGACGACGCGTTCCACGTGATCTGCCCGTCGCTTCCCGGCTACGGATTCTCCGGCAAGCCGACCCGCACCGGGTGGGGCGTCGAAAAGATCGCGCAGGCCTGGGAAACGCTCATGCTGCGCCTGGGCTACGAGCGTTACGGCGCGCAGGGCGGCGACTGGGGTGCGGCCGTCACCACACAGATAGGACGCAACCGTGGCCACTGCGCCGCGATTCATCTGAACATGCCGATCGGTTGGCCGCCGGCCGGAGGCATCAGCAATCCCACCGACGAAGAACAGCAGGCGCTGGCCGCTCTGGCGCACCACCGGCGTTGGGGCACAGGTTATTCCAAGCAGCAGTCCACCCGGCCGCAGACGTTGGGCTACGGTCTGGTCGACTCCCCGGTGGGGCAGATGGCCTGGATCGTCGAGAAGTTCTGGGATTGGATGGACTGTGATGGCCACCCGGAAAACGTCCTCAGCCGCGACGAGCTGCTCGACAACGTGATGATTTACTGGGCGACCGGCACCGGTGCCTCGTCAGCCCGGTTGTACTGGGAGAGCTTCAAAAGCTTCGGATCTGCGGGCCGTGTCGAACTGCCGACCGGTGTCGCCGCTTTCCCCAAGGAGGTGCTGCGCGCACCGCGCAGCTGGTGTGAACCGAACTACCACATCACGCATTGGACGACCATGCCGCGCGGCGGACATTTCGCCGCTTTCGAGCAGCCGGAGCTATTTGTCGACGACGTGCGCGCGTTCTTCGCGACGATTCGCTGA
- a CDS encoding DUF3052 domain-containing protein, translating to MVAADDAPNYARKLGIQRGQVVQEWGWDEDTDDNIRADVEDACGSELLDEDTDEVVDVVLLWWREGDGDLVDTLMDAIASLAEDGVIWVLTPKTGRPGHVLPAEIAESAPTAGLMPTSSVNLGDWSASRLVQPKSRAGRR from the coding sequence GTGGTCGCGGCGGATGACGCCCCGAACTACGCCCGCAAACTGGGTATTCAGCGAGGGCAGGTTGTCCAAGAGTGGGGGTGGGACGAGGACACCGACGACAACATCCGCGCCGACGTGGAGGACGCGTGCGGTAGCGAGTTGCTCGACGAAGACACCGACGAGGTCGTCGACGTCGTGTTGCTGTGGTGGCGCGAGGGCGACGGCGATCTGGTGGACACCCTGATGGACGCGATCGCATCACTTGCCGAGGACGGGGTGATCTGGGTGCTCACCCCCAAGACCGGCCGGCCCGGACACGTGTTGCCCGCCGAAATCGCCGAGTCGGCGCCGACGGCGGGCCTGATGCCGACCTCGTCGGTCAATTTGGGTGACTGGAGCGCCAGCCGACTGGTGCAGCCGAAATCGCGGGCAGGGCGACGCTGA
- a CDS encoding HAD-IA family hydrolase: MTHPVSARVDRPQLVIFDLDGTLTDSAGGIVSSFCHALRQVGAPVPDGDLAARIVGPPMHHTLASLGLGQHTDAAIAAYRADYSTRGWVNSRVFAGIEPLLADLRAAGVRLAVATSKAEPTARRILAHVGIAEHFDVVAGASVDGSRSSKTDVLAYALAQLQPLPKRVVMVGDRWHDVEGAAAHGIDTVVVGWGYGQADFAEDRAPGATHVATVAELRRALGV, translated from the coding sequence GTGACGCACCCCGTGTCCGCTCGGGTTGACCGCCCGCAGCTGGTGATCTTCGACCTTGACGGCACCCTCACCGATTCCGCGGGCGGTATCGTGTCCAGCTTCTGCCATGCGCTGCGCCAGGTCGGGGCCCCCGTTCCCGACGGCGACCTGGCCGCCCGGATCGTCGGCCCGCCCATGCATCACACGCTGGCATCGTTGGGGCTGGGCCAACACACCGACGCCGCGATCGCTGCCTACCGCGCCGACTACAGCACCCGCGGATGGGTCAACAGCAGGGTTTTCGCCGGCATCGAGCCGCTGCTGGCCGACTTGCGCGCCGCGGGCGTGCGGCTGGCCGTGGCCACCTCCAAGGCCGAGCCGACCGCGCGACGCATCCTGGCCCACGTGGGGATCGCCGAGCATTTCGATGTTGTGGCCGGGGCCAGCGTCGACGGGTCTCGCAGCAGCAAGACCGACGTGCTGGCTTATGCCCTGGCCCAGCTGCAGCCGTTGCCCAAGCGGGTGGTCATGGTCGGCGACCGCTGGCATGACGTGGAAGGCGCTGCCGCCCACGGCATCGACACGGTGGTCGTCGGGTGGGGATACGGGCAGGCCGACTTCGCCGAGGACCGCGCGCCGGGCGCGACGCACGTCGCGACCGTCGCCGAGCTGCGGAGGGCGTTAGGTGTCTGA
- a CDS encoding bifunctional RNase H/acid phosphatase, translated as MKVIVEADGGSRGNPGPAGYGTVVWNADHSTVLAESKQAIGRATNNVAEYRGLIAGLDEAAKVGATDVTVLMDSKLVVEQMSGRWQVKHPDIVELYKRAKALASKFDRISYAWVPRERNSHADRLANEAMDAAAEAETAAVRPMTEARETAPAGGIPTPPGWTGARGAPTRLLLLRHGQTEFSVHRRYSGRGDPALTDLGWRQADAAARYLAQRGGISAVVTSPLQRCHDTATVAAKALGLDVGVDDDLIETDFGGWEGLTFAEAAERDPELHRRWLRDTSTTPPGGESFDQVHQRVLRARDRIIAGHTGTTVLVVSHVTPIKMLLRIALDAGPGVLYRLHLDLASLSIAEFYPDGASSVRLVNQTEYL; from the coding sequence GTGAAGGTCATCGTGGAGGCCGACGGCGGCTCGCGGGGCAACCCGGGGCCGGCGGGCTACGGGACGGTGGTCTGGAACGCCGACCACTCGACGGTGCTGGCCGAAAGCAAGCAGGCCATCGGCCGGGCCACCAACAACGTCGCCGAATACCGGGGCCTGATCGCCGGTTTGGACGAGGCAGCGAAAGTCGGCGCCACCGACGTCACGGTGCTGATGGATTCCAAGCTGGTGGTCGAGCAGATGTCGGGGCGCTGGCAGGTCAAGCATCCCGACATCGTCGAACTGTACAAGCGGGCCAAGGCGCTGGCGTCGAAGTTCGACCGGATCAGCTATGCGTGGGTCCCCCGCGAGCGCAACTCGCACGCCGACCGGTTGGCCAACGAGGCGATGGACGCCGCCGCCGAGGCCGAAACCGCTGCGGTGCGGCCCATGACCGAGGCACGCGAAACAGCGCCGGCGGGCGGCATCCCAACCCCGCCCGGCTGGACCGGTGCGCGCGGCGCCCCCACCAGACTGTTGCTGTTGCGCCACGGGCAGACCGAGTTCTCGGTGCACCGGCGCTACTCGGGGCGCGGTGACCCGGCGCTGACCGACCTGGGCTGGCGGCAGGCCGACGCTGCGGCACGTTACCTGGCGCAGCGGGGCGGGATCAGCGCCGTGGTGACGTCACCGCTGCAACGCTGCCACGACACCGCGACGGTGGCGGCCAAAGCGCTGGGTCTGGACGTGGGCGTCGACGACGACCTGATCGAAACCGACTTCGGCGGCTGGGAGGGACTGACCTTCGCCGAGGCCGCCGAACGCGACCCGGAACTGCATCGCCGCTGGCTCCGCGACACCAGCACCACACCACCCGGCGGGGAAAGCTTCGACCAGGTGCACCAGCGAGTGCTGCGGGCGCGCGACCGGATCATCGCCGGGCACACCGGCACGACGGTGCTGGTGGTGTCGCACGTGACGCCGATCAAGATGCTGTTGCGGATCGCGCTGGACGCCGGGCCCGGCGTGTTGTACCGCTTGCACCTCGACCTGGCGTCGCTGAGCATCGCCGAGTTCTACCCCGACGGGGCATCCTCGGTGCGGCTGGTGAACCAGACGGAGTATTTGTGA
- a CDS encoding cutinase family protein produces MSERHVAHLLAVAVLGLPATLWHALLAPASAAPCPDVEVTFARATTEPPGVGVVGKQFVDSLRSQVGGRSVAVYPVNYPATYDYAPSANAGANDASAHVRATAANCPNTKIVLGGYSQGALVIDLITIAQAPVAGFVPDSLPQDTADHVAAVATFGNPSDRYLGAPISAISPWYGAKAIDLCADGDPICSPGPLAPPSQEELFSPAHLSYAHSGMPGQAAAFVAGRL; encoded by the coding sequence ATGAGCGAACGCCACGTCGCTCATCTGCTTGCGGTCGCGGTGTTGGGCCTTCCCGCGACGCTCTGGCACGCGCTGCTGGCGCCAGCGTCCGCTGCTCCCTGCCCCGACGTGGAGGTTACGTTCGCGCGGGCCACCACCGAGCCTCCGGGTGTCGGCGTGGTCGGAAAGCAGTTTGTCGATTCGCTGCGCTCGCAGGTCGGTGGGAGGTCCGTCGCGGTGTACCCGGTCAACTACCCCGCCACCTACGATTACGCCCCCTCGGCGAACGCCGGGGCCAACGATGCCAGCGCTCACGTTCGGGCCACGGCCGCGAACTGTCCCAACACCAAGATCGTGCTCGGTGGATACTCCCAGGGCGCGTTGGTGATCGACCTGATCACCATCGCCCAAGCACCGGTTGCGGGTTTCGTCCCCGATTCGCTGCCGCAGGACACGGCTGATCACGTCGCTGCGGTCGCCACCTTCGGAAATCCCTCAGACAGGTATCTGGGGGCGCCGATTAGCGCGATCAGCCCGTGGTATGGGGCCAAGGCCATTGACTTGTGCGCGGACGGAGATCCGATTTGCTCGCCGGGGCCTCTTGCGCCACCGTCACAAGAGGAATTGTTTTCCCCGGCACACCTGTCCTACGCGCATTCCGGAATGCCCGGCCAGGCGGCGGCTTTCGTGGCGGGCCGCCTCTAG
- a CDS encoding VOC family protein translates to MSIPAVNHVAITVRAIKVSGPWYRALFGADPVLDERTDAGFRHLVWRLDSGTLFGIHQHDRPAPDEKFSEFRVGLDHVGFGCRDRAELEQWARRLGQLGIEHGGIVDAHYGSGLSFRDPDGIALEFFAPPG, encoded by the coding sequence ATGAGCATCCCGGCGGTTAACCACGTCGCGATCACGGTGCGCGCCATCAAGGTCAGTGGCCCCTGGTACCGCGCGCTATTCGGCGCCGACCCGGTGCTCGACGAACGCACCGACGCCGGATTCCGGCACCTGGTGTGGCGCCTCGACAGCGGCACGCTGTTCGGTATCCATCAACATGACCGGCCGGCGCCCGACGAGAAGTTCAGCGAGTTTCGCGTCGGCCTGGACCATGTCGGCTTCGGCTGCCGCGACCGCGCCGAGCTCGAGCAGTGGGCGAGGCGGCTGGGCCAGCTCGGTATCGAGCACGGCGGCATCGTCGACGCGCACTATGGCTCGGGGCTCAGTTTTCGCGACCCGGACGGGATCGCTTTGGAGTTCTTCGCGCCGCCCGGGTAA
- a CDS encoding low molecular weight protein-tyrosine-phosphatase yields MSDPRLHITFVCTGNICRSPMAEKMFAHQIGQRGLHDAVRVTSAGTGNWHVGKCVDERAARVLRAHGYPTDHCAAQVDADHLAADLLVALGRNHARLLQQWGVDAARIRMLRSFDPRSGGYALDVDDPYYGDHHDFEEVFAVIEAALPGLHQWVDERLAQNGHR; encoded by the coding sequence GTGTCTGATCCCCGCCTGCATATCACGTTCGTTTGCACCGGCAATATCTGCCGTTCGCCGATGGCCGAGAAGATGTTTGCCCACCAGATCGGCCAGCGCGGCCTGCACGACGCCGTGCGGGTAACCAGTGCGGGCACCGGCAATTGGCACGTGGGCAAGTGCGTCGACGAGCGCGCCGCCAGGGTGCTGCGCGCACACGGTTACCCGACCGACCACTGCGCCGCCCAGGTCGATGCCGACCACCTGGCTGCCGACTTGCTGGTAGCGCTTGGCCGCAACCATGCCCGGCTCTTGCAGCAATGGGGAGTCGACGCCGCCCGGATACGGATGCTGCGATCCTTCGATCCCCGTTCGGGCGGGTACGCGCTCGACGTCGACGACCCCTACTACGGCGATCATCACGACTTCGAAGAGGTCTTCGCCGTCATCGAAGCCGCGCTGCCGGGCCTGCACCAGTGGGTTGACGAGCGGCTCGCGCAGAACGGGCATCGTTGA